AAATCCATTGAAAAATGGTAGAAATTTTACTAAAAAATGGATGAAGAATATAAAAAAGAGAAGTTCGAGACTCTTAAGATCAAGACTTCCGTAGCCAAAAAATTTAGAAGGTTCAGCCGGGCTTTATCTAAATCTCAATCAATGACATTATTATCGAGGGTCGAATTTTTTGAAATGAATAGTATTTCTCCCAATGAAATGATGGGTCCAAAAATGGAGACTCTGGAAAACCTTGTCAAAAAAAGAATAAATGCAGTAATCGCAATTTTGAAAGATATAGAGAAGAATAAAGTAAACCCCACTTTAGGCATTTTGGAATCTCTAATGGAAGCTGCAGATCCCAAAGATAACTACGAAAATCGAGTAAGGGATTATGAGGAAGACGATACTCATCCCGATTTTTATAAATAATACCCCTGGTTAAAATTTCAGGTTTTATTTCGGTTATTTCTTTTCCAACACCTTACCTTTTGCTACGAAAGTACCAAGCTTTGAAATTAACCGGACTGCATAAACCGGCAGGCTATTTATAGCTCCTCTATAATTTCAAAGCTTGAATATGAAAGCGCATCAAAAGGTAATCCGAAAGCGCTGAAAGAAGTAATGAAAAGACGGACTCAAAAACTGTCATTTCAATCTACTTTTTGCTCCTTTCCGACGTCAAAAAGGAAAATGCTCCAGATGAAAAAAGTAAATGTTAAAAAAGCTATCATTTTATTTAGTGTCATTTGGTTGATTTTGTGATCTTGAAGGCAGCTTTCTAAGTTTTAGATTTTCAAAATATCCCAAATGGTAACAAATTTAATGTTACCAAAAAAATTACTCTTAAGTGTTTTATAATCAATTTATTGCATATTTTTAAAGAGATGAATTACAGTAGTTTTTTAAAGTGCTTAGTTGTCCATTTTTTGTTTGACTTCGAAGACATAAGCATATAAATAATAAAAACGTTTTTGGTTTTTTTACTGGGTTAACCACTTGTTGGTTAAGCTAAGCTTGTATAAAATTTTTGCTTCCTAGAACAATTTTCTGAAAAAAGAAAGCTGCCAGAAGGTAAAAAAATTAAGTAATGGTAATTTTTAAAATAATAACAGATCATAAACTAATGAAATTATGAAAGAAAGCATCCATCCATTTATGGTCAGTATGCATTCCCTGGAAGCTAAAATAGAACAGCTCACCAGGGAATTCAGGATCAGGCAGATTAAAGATCCCTGTCTCATCCTTCTGGATAATGCTGATTTTATCCAGCTATTTAAAATAAGTGCGAAAACAGCTCAAACCTGGCGGGAAGAAGGGCTGATTGAATACGCACAGGTGAAAGGAAAGATCTACTACAGTCTCAAGGATATCCAGGCATTTATAAATCGTCACCGAAAAAATAGGAAGGATGCTAACTCTTAAGTAAGATGACTCCGGAGATTTCAGTTCCCATTCAGCTATTTATTGATGCACAGCAAAAAGGCTATGCTAAAAAGCTGCAATTCTTTCTATCCTTGAAGCTAATCTACAAGTGCGGAAAGGCAAAACTGGATGATGGGGAACTGTTATTTTTAGAATTAACCGAAGAGATCAGCTCTCGAAAAACTACATTAAAGTATATTGACTTTCTGGTAGAGAAAGGTTGGTTGCAATACAATAACAGGACGGGTTATTACATCATAAAATCTTTTGAAAGGATACGAAGCGAGAATAACTGGAAGCTCAGGCTTTCCTATCCGGTAGATTTTTATTCTTACCGAAACATTAAAGCAATTACAGGGGCAATTATTTATGGATATCTACATAAAGACTTCTGGAGAAAAGTAAGGAGAAAGAAAAGCGTACAGATAAAAGGCAGTACCTATCATTTTCTATCCCCTAACTTTAATTATATAGAAGCACCTGCTCCATTATCTGTACTTGGAATCTGTAGGATATTTCAAATTTCACCGTCAACTGCTTCCAGACTTAAAGAAGCTGCTGAAAAGCAAAAATTGCTGCAGGTCAAAAAGAATTACGGGGCTTCAGTACCCAGTAAAAAAGCTATGGAGCTGTGTTTAGACTACAATGATAAGCGGAACAATATTGTCTTTTACCAGGGAAATTACCGATTCCAGTTAATTGATACTATTTTACCTCTTTTTCTTTTTAAAAAGCGGAAAAAACTGAAAACATAAAGGAAAGGTTTATAGTATGAAAAAAATAAAAAACTTTTTGGCCAAAGTTTGATCAAGTTAGGCGCGATTACGCGTTTGTTTCTCTTTGGAACAGAACCGGAGCAAAGCCGGTTTAAAGCTAGGCTATAGCTTCTGCACTACTTGTTTCTTACTTGTCCATTTTTTGGACTAGTTAAAGCGAATAGCTTATACATTGATAGCCATTCAAGCTAAAGCCGGTATAGAATAGCAATTAAGCCTTTCTCCAAAAATTTTTGGATTCTAATCGTTCTTTCAATACAGCCATATCGTCACCCACTTTTCGATCTAGAATTTTTGCATAATGCTGAGTTGTACGAAGATTTTTGTGTCCTAGCATTTTACTCACACTCTCTATAGGAACTCCATTTGCAAGCGTAACAGTAGTTGCAAACGTGTGCCTGGCCAAATGGAATGTAAGATTTTTGTTGATGCCGCAAAGATCTGCTATTTCCTTAATATAAGCATTCGTTTTTTGATTACTTAGAATTGGAAGTAACCGCTTCTCGCTCACATCGGGATGCGAAGAATATTTTTCCAATATAGCCTCTGCCACAGGAAGAATTGGAACGCTGCATCTGGTCTTAGTTTTTGTTCTCTTAGTTTTAATCCATTTATTACCATCAATACCAATTACCACTTCCTTTTCTGAAAGTTTTTTTACCTCAGCATAACTAAGCCCAGTAAAGCAACTAAACGTAAAAATATCTTTAATTAAATCCAGTCGCTCATTTTTAATTTCTTTGGAGATCAGCGCCTGAAGTTCAACTTCAGTTAGAAACTCCCGATCTACCACTTTTAATTTACCTTTCCAGTTCTGAAAAGGGTCTTTTGCTATCCATTCGTTTGATAATGCTATGCGAATGATTTTTTTAAAGTTTGTTACATATTTAATGGCGGAATTATGCGCACAGTTCCTTTCTGTCTTTAAATAATATTCAAAGCCGGTAATAAATTTGAGGTTTACCTCTTTTACGGGAATATCCGAAACTTTGTACTCCTTTTCTATATATTCCCCTACGTGATTTTTAGCCGTTCTATATCTTTCAGCTGTACCGGCGGCAAAATCTTTACCTACAAGTCTATTAACCCGATCATTGTGTTCCTGGAAAATATCCAGAAGCATCCTTTCCTGGTCTTCTTTTTTCTTGTCTTTTCCTAAAAATGTGTCCACCAAGTCCTGAGCAGTAAACTTCGTTCCCTTTTCTAAAAGTTTTTGATGAGATATATAGAGGTCGTTTTCAACTTTGGATAAATATCTATTAAGAATTTTCGCTTTCTCAGTATTCCCCTTGGCCCTTCCTGCTGAAGAATTCCAATCTTCTTTGGAAATTTTTCTACGAAGACTAGTGGCTGCTCGCTTACCTCTTAGTGTGACTCGAAGGTAGATTGGTGATAAAGAATTTTTTGCGCCACCTCTTAGATAAAAAATATGGAAGAAATTTGTATCCATGACTTTAGATTTTTTAGATTAATACATTTCTAAAGTACGAAATTATATCAATCATAAAACACTAAATATCAAATTGTTAAAATATTTTTGTAGGAATATTCATCATAAAGGTGTCACTAATTTCAGTTATTCAAGTGACACCGAATTTGACACCTCCTAGCTTGATATTCTTTGGGATATTTTGAAATATTGTAAAATAAAAAAGCCCCAAAACCATAGGGTTTGAGGATTTTTGCAATATTTTGTAAGTTAAGTAGCGGAGGAAGAGGGATTCGAACCCCCGGACCTGTTACAGTCAACAGTTTTCAAGACTGCCGCAATCGACCACTCTGCCATTCCTCCAATAAAACGCTATGCATTTCTGCTTAGCGGATGCAAATATAACAAGCTTTTACAATTACACACAAGGTTTCAACAACTTTTTTAAAGCTTTTTTCGAATCGCCTAATTATCAGGTTTTAACATATTCTATATTTTTTTTTGGATTCATTCTTACTTAAAATTAATATCTTCATTATTCAAACTTCAAAAACCAGTTTAGATTACAAGGTGTATTTACAATGGGTTGCCATATGATTAAAACAACCCCCTCATGAACAAAACTTCCTACCTCTATCTACTCCTACTTGTATTATATTTTAACTGCATAAGCGCACAGGAATAAGAAGAACTGAATAATAGTGCGGCGGAGTCTACTTCAAATTTCTACACTTCCCAACTCAAGAAACAAAATTCCTATGATGGCCTTGGCTACTATAAGTTATATAACAATAGCCTTAATTATACGATAGACAGACTGAGCATTACTTTAGGCGCAGGATTTCTAGAACAGAATACTATTTATAATAGTAACGCTCCAGGGTTCTACGGTAGTTTTAGTACTAATGTGGAATACAAAATTAGCAACAGGTTTAGCCATTACCTTTTTGGCCGATATTTAACTCCTTCCCTGAATGGAGAACAAAGAATAAATAATCCCCATATGAACTTTCTATTTCCGCAAACAGAAATTGGAGCAGGATTAAGAGGTAATTTTAACAATGTAAATATAGATCTAGGTGCAAGCACTATTTTTGATACTCAACTCAATCAACCAGTGCCAAACACGATTTTAAGGTCTAAAGTATCTATCGGGTTTTAGAATTTTCAGTAGTAAGAATTTGGCGTTACTTAAGTTGGATAATATCTAAGTTTTGATTTATTTTCAAACCCGTTTCAATTGATTTTTAGTCGCTAAATAAATTCAATTTTATACATTTAAAATTCATGAAAAATTTCATTTTATTATCAATATTAATCTTTTTAAGCAATGTAATGTTTGCACAAAAAGAAGAATACCGCGAGCTTATGGAACAGGATTGGGCAAATCTTAAAAAGTATAAAGCACAAAACGAAAAAATAATCGCAAATCAG
The sequence above is drawn from the Salegentibacter mishustinae genome and encodes:
- a CDS encoding BfmA/BtgA family mobilization protein — translated: MDEEYKKEKFETLKIKTSVAKKFRRFSRALSKSQSMTLLSRVEFFEMNSISPNEMMGPKMETLENLVKKRINAVIAILKDIEKNKVNPTLGILESLMEAADPKDNYENRVRDYEEDDTHPDFYK
- a CDS encoding site-specific integrase, which codes for MDTNFFHIFYLRGGAKNSLSPIYLRVTLRGKRAATSLRRKISKEDWNSSAGRAKGNTEKAKILNRYLSKVENDLYISHQKLLEKGTKFTAQDLVDTFLGKDKKKEDQERMLLDIFQEHNDRVNRLVGKDFAAGTAERYRTAKNHVGEYIEKEYKVSDIPVKEVNLKFITGFEYYLKTERNCAHNSAIKYVTNFKKIIRIALSNEWIAKDPFQNWKGKLKVVDREFLTEVELQALISKEIKNERLDLIKDIFTFSCFTGLSYAEVKKLSEKEVVIGIDGNKWIKTKRTKTKTRCSVPILPVAEAILEKYSSHPDVSEKRLLPILSNQKTNAYIKEIADLCGINKNLTFHLARHTFATTVTLANGVPIESVSKMLGHKNLRTTQHYAKILDRKVGDDMAVLKERLESKNFWRKA
- a CDS encoding helix-turn-helix domain-containing protein — translated: MKESIHPFMVSMHSLEAKIEQLTREFRIRQIKDPCLILLDNADFIQLFKISAKTAQTWREEGLIEYAQVKGKIYYSLKDIQAFINRHRKNRKDANS